From Deltaproteobacteria bacterium:
CGGTAAGCATTCCACCAATTTCATCCTCGCGGTCAGCTACCAAAACATCGAGTCGGCGCACCAAATTACCAATGGCTGTACCCAGACTACCGACACCATCGGGCCCACCTTCTCCGATAAATTCAGTCACCACCTCTAAAAGCGCTGAAATTTGTAGGGACATCACATGAGCGCGGATGGCATCCACACCCCGAATGGCGGTGCCTTCGGGCAGCAGAGGCGCGTCACGAGGCCCTGGCTCGAGTTCAAGGTACGGTTCACCAATCAGCCCCTGCATTCCAACAAGAACCCTGGCTCCTTCCGTGACGAGTCCGTCGGCCTGCTCGCCTAAACTTACACGTGCCCGGACTGTTGCCGGTGAGCGCTGACCGAGCCCAGCCTTGGATGCCACCGCGGCGGCAGGTCCATCGGCCCGGTGAATCAACTCCATAGCGGTTATTTTACCAAGTTTGATGCCGCTTAGTTTGACGGGAGCTCCCATTTGGAGCCCACCTGAGTAACCAAAATCGACGTAGTATGTTTTTTGTGAGCCAAGCTCAGAGCCCGTGAGCAAAACCAAGAAGCCACCGAGAAGCAGTGCCGAAACAACGACAAACATGCCTACGCGCAGTTCTATATTCGAGTCAGCCATGGCGATCCTCAACAACAAGTCAAAGAATGAATTACCATGTCAAAATCTTTCACTCAAGCTCAGGGGTTGGGTCTCCATCGCTTGGCCGGGTCTCCGACAAAGCTTTTTAGGGCCGGCTCCTGAGACTCAAGCATATTCTTAGCCGTGCCCTCATATGCTACCTGCCCCGCATCCAGAAAAGTGACCTTATCGGCAATGGACTCTAAGCTCTTTAAATCGTGACTAACCACCATCGACGTGATGCCCAGCTCTTCAGACATCTCACGAATCAGACGGTCCGTGCGTCTTGCGGCCACCGGGTCCAAACTGGTTGTTGGCTCATCGTAAAGCATGATTTGAGGTTCAAGCGCGATCGCACGAGCTATCGCCACGCGTTTCTTAACCCCTGCCCCGAGTTCGGTTGGCATTCGCTTCATGACGTCTTGAACATGAACTTTCCGCAAAGAGGCCACCGCCTTTTCTTCGGCCTCGGAGGCACTCAGCCCGGTTCGCTTCCGAATTGGCATCGCCACATTTTCCAACACAGACATGGCCTCGAATAAAGTCGCGTGCTGAAAAATCATCTGGCACTTTCGACGTACGGGCATGAATTGAGCCTCGTTAAACCTCGAGACCTCACTGCCATCGACCCAGACTTCCCCAGCATCTGGCCGCAGGAGCCCGACCACCTGACGGGTGAGCACACTCTTTCCGGCGCCGCTTCGTCCCATAATAAAATGCACGCTTCCCGCGGAAATATCCACACTTACTCCATCGAGAACCTTCTGCGCACCGAATGCCTTATGGACATTACGAAAAGATATAATGGGCGCTGGCATCATGGCAGCAGCCAAAAGCCCAAGAGGCCCAGAAGGAAATCCAATGCCAAAACTGCCACCGAGCCGCCAATCACTGCATAAGTCGTGGCTCTTCCCACCCCAGGTGCACCGCCCGATGCTCCCAAGCCAGCGAAGACCGCCATCAAAGGGACAGCAAAACCAAAGCAAGCGCATTTGATAACACCCAGTAAAACGTCGTTGAGCCCAACCTGTCCGTAATCGAAATAAGTCATGATACCAATATCGAACAAACCATGCGCCACTAAACCGCCGCACGTAAACCCTATCCATGCGCCGCAAATGCCTAAGCCCACGCCCGCGATGGTGCCGCCGAGGATCCTCGGGCAGGCCAGGTAAGTTAGCGCGTCAGCTCCAGCCAGCCGAAGTGCGTCAACCTGCTCACTGATTTTCATGGTTCCAATTTCCGCGGCAGTTCCCGCTCCATATCGAGCGGCCAACATCAGTGCGGATATCGTGGGCGCAAACTCGCGCACCAACAGCTTCATAAACGCCGGACCAATCATAGAAAGGTCGCCCAGAATCTTCTGCCCCTGCACACAAGCCTCAACCACCATGATGGCCCCAGTAAAACCCAGCGTTAATAAAACAAAAGGCAAACTCTGATTCCCTGCCTCATAGGCTTGTCGCAAAATAAGACGCGGCTCAGTAACCCGAAAGCGTAAACAAACACGCACAAAAAGAGCCCAGACAGAAAGCGTATCTCGGTAAACATCGAGCGACGTTCGCCCTACGGCTCGGAGCCACTGGTTCATAGCAGCCTCCCGCCTAATGCAATCATGCAGTCCACTAAAAAGATGGCAACCGCTGACCCAACCACCTGCTGATTGACCGCACGCCCCACGCCCTGAGCACCGCGTTCGGCATTGAGTCCACAATAACTGGATACAACTGCGATAAGGCCCCCGAAACAAACGGTCTTCGCGACCCCTAAGAGGACATCGCTGACTTGTAACTTTGAGACCATACTTGAGTAAAAGGTAAGGTAATCGATCCCCAAGAGAACATCCGCCACACCAGCGGCCGCAACCAAGGCCATGAAGTCGCCCAGTACCACCAGGCAAGCCATAGCAAGAACCATGGCCACAACTCTCGGCACAATCAGCAGCTCATAGACATCGAGCGCCAAGACACGTAACGCATCCATTTGCTCGCCAACTTTCATCGAAGCTAGCTCCGAGGTGTTCTTGGCTCCCACTCGGCCACTGAACATAAGTGCGATTAGAATCGGCCCTACTTCCTTCACCGTTGCCAAGCTTACATACCAACCCACAAAACTTCGCATGCCATACTTTTCAACGTAGACGGCACCTTGCAGCACTAAAATCATCCCCGTAAATGCCGACGCCATCATCATGATAGGAATGGACTGTTCACCAAACCCAAGACAAGCACGCCAAAATTCACCGAGATCGATGCGCCTTTTGATTAAACGATGGATGACTTTATAGATCAGCAGAAAGAGCCCACCGACCATCGAGACCAGGCTCAAGAGTCTACGGCCACGCAGGCGAATCCATTGGTGTGCGACTTCCATTGATTCTGTCGTATCAAGGACGACTTGCTGAGTCACCTGAACGTTGAAATTCGATAGGAGCACGCAGTTCTTGACTTTCGGCGCGCACACCCGCATCACAGGAAAATGGACACCAGTGTACTCGGGCTTCTCGACTTTCTAGTTCTGGCTCTTACAGGTTTCGCCGCTGGCTGGATCAATATACTCGCCGGTGGTGGCTCACTGCTTACGATGCCGATGGCTATTTTTATGGGGCTCGAAGCAGGGGTAGCCAATGGAACTGCCCGGCTTGCCATCTTGGTTCAAAACATCACCGCCATAAGCCGTTACCAACAAAAAGGCGCCATCGACTGGAAACAGGTCCTCCCCTACGCTTTGCCGTGCACACTTGGAGCCTTAATTGGTGCTCACTACGCGTCGCATGCCAGCCATCAAGAAACCACTCGTTTTTTAAGCTTTGCAATCATCGGCGCGGTGGTCATGGCCATCTTCAAACCCAAATCGAACAAGAAGCACGCCAAACCGGTACCGCGGCCAATTCGCTTTATTGCGTTTTTTATCATTGGGCTCTACGGCGGCGCTATCCAAGCCGGCGTTGGTTACCTCATGATTGCGGGTATCACTTTTATTGGCGGCATGGACCTCGTGAAAGCGAATATCCTCAAAGTCATTCTGGTTGGTGCTTACACACCGTTTGTTCTGGGCTTTTTCTGGCAAGCCAACCGAATTCATCTTTACGCCGCTTTGGCACTCGCCGTTGGGCAAGCCCTCGGAGCTTGGATGGCCGCTTCATTCGCCCTTGATAAGGGCGAAATATGGGTTCGTCGTTTTTTGATTGTGGCAGTGATGGCATCGGCTGCGAAGCTCTTGGGCGTATTCTAAAGCTGCTTCCAGCTATGACGATCTGGAGCGCCGTTGGATAGAATGTATCGTGCCCGCCGGTTGCGCGGCTCATCAACATTATCGCCCGTCTCCACAGCAAGCTCCGTCTCTCCCGTACCACGATAATGGAGGCTTACCCGGATACCATTCGCCTGTAAGTAGCCAGCAATTGCCTGTGCTCTTTGACGTGCTAACTTTTTATTAGCTCCAGCGTCACCAACCGTATCGGTATGGCCACTGATATAGAGCGCCAGTGGAATCAACTTGCCAAACTTATCGATAGCACTTTGAATTTCAGGCAAGACATCATCTATCTTGGCTCGTTCGCCATCCTCAATAAGCGAGCTACCCGATGAAAAAATAACATCGTCATGGGGAATCTCAAGCCACCAAGGGCTTAACTCAATACCATTGGAAAAATAATCAACGTCAAAGCAATTCAGCTTAATTTTCATAACCACATGGTCTTGTCCGGCCATTGCCTTAGGAATCGGCCAGCGCACACTCAACCAATCTCCGGTTTGCGCTCCTTCAAAGACTGTGCGTTCCTGAACCCGCGCACCATTCTCATAAAGAACGTTCGCATCGCAGTAGTTGGCGGGCCTATTGAGTAGAA
This genomic window contains:
- a CDS encoding MCE family protein, coding for MADSNIELRVGMFVVVSALLLGGFLVLLTGSELGSQKTYYVDFGYSGGLQMGAPVKLSGIKLGKITAMELIHRADGPAAAVASKAGLGQRSPATVRARVSLGEQADGLVTEGARVLVGMQGLIGEPYLELEPGPRDAPLLPEGTAIRGVDAIRAHVMSLQISALLEVVTEFIGEGGPDGVGSLGTAIGNLVRRLDVLVADREDEIGGMLTDLARSARNFKELSESAASVMTRERLNDVFSSGSATLSVVKQELPVILTQARDTLRTVQKVVDRAEGSLSDETITTMVKDIQNATSRLDAMTQDGQALLGMIQRGEGTVGGFVQDPQVYDDLKELMRDLKRHPWKMLWRD
- a CDS encoding ATP-binding cassette domain-containing protein, producing the protein MMPAPIISFRNVHKAFGAQKVLDGVSVDISAGSVHFIMGRSGAGKSVLTRQVVGLLRPDAGEVWVDGSEVSRFNEAQFMPVRRKCQMIFQHATLFEAMSVLENVAMPIRKRTGLSASEAEEKAVASLRKVHVQDVMKRMPTELGAGVKKRVAIARAIALEPQIMLYDEPTTSLDPVAARRTDRLIREMSEELGITSMVVSHDLKSLESIADKVTFLDAGQVAYEGTAKNMLESQEPALKSFVGDPAKRWRPNP
- a CDS encoding ABC transporter permease, encoding MNQWLRAVGRTSLDVYRDTLSVWALFVRVCLRFRVTEPRLILRQAYEAGNQSLPFVLLTLGFTGAIMVVEACVQGQKILGDLSMIGPAFMKLLVREFAPTISALMLAARYGAGTAAEIGTMKISEQVDALRLAGADALTYLACPRILGGTIAGVGLGICGAWIGFTCGGLVAHGLFDIGIMTYFDYGQVGLNDVLLGVIKCACFGFAVPLMAVFAGLGASGGAPGVGRATTYAVIGGSVAVLALDFLLGLLGFWLLP
- a CDS encoding ABC transporter permease → MLLSNFNVQVTQQVVLDTTESMEVAHQWIRLRGRRLLSLVSMVGGLFLLIYKVIHRLIKRRIDLGEFWRACLGFGEQSIPIMMMASAFTGMILVLQGAVYVEKYGMRSFVGWYVSLATVKEVGPILIALMFSGRVGAKNTSELASMKVGEQMDALRVLALDVYELLIVPRVVAMVLAMACLVVLGDFMALVAAAGVADVLLGIDYLTFYSSMVSKLQVSDVLLGVAKTVCFGGLIAVVSSYCGLNAERGAQGVGRAVNQQVVGSAVAIFLVDCMIALGGRLL
- a CDS encoding sulfite exporter TauE/SafE family protein, translated to MDTSVLGLLDFLVLALTGFAAGWINILAGGGSLLTMPMAIFMGLEAGVANGTARLAILVQNITAISRYQQKGAIDWKQVLPYALPCTLGALIGAHYASHASHQETTRFLSFAIIGAVVMAIFKPKSNKKHAKPVPRPIRFIAFFIIGLYGGAIQAGVGYLMIAGITFIGGMDLVKANILKVILVGAYTPFVLGFFWQANRIHLYAALALAVGQALGAWMAASFALDKGEIWVRRFLIVAVMASAAKLLGVF
- a CDS encoding OmpA family protein, giving the protein MNKVLHGQDKPSITLTFNKAVRDATVELKGIGSRTQRYKIGKKRAGRSFKATIDAPVGQYEVRGNLSVVFTDGATGEMPLQFAVVVAAPMTIEVPHDRIFQTEGRVEVLLNRPANYCDANVLYENGARVQERTVFEGAQTGDWLSVRWPIPKAMAGQDHVVMKIKLNCFDVDYFSNGIELSPWWLEIPHDDVIFSSGSSLIEDGERAKIDDVLPEIQSAIDKFGKLIPLALYISGHTDTVGDAGANKKLARQRAQAIAGYLQANGIRVSLHYRGTGETELAVETGDNVDEPRNRRARYILSNGAPDRHSWKQL